In Pseudomonas nunensis, a single window of DNA contains:
- a CDS encoding MFS transporter, whose translation MTAAIPSGRSRAGAIFRVTSGNFLEQFDFFLFGFYATQIAAVFFPASSEFASLMMTFAVFGAGFLMRPLGAVVLGAYIDDVGRRKGLIVTLSIMASGTILIVLVPGYESIGLFAPAIVLIGRLLQGFSAGAEMGGVSVYLSEIATPGNKGFFTSWQSASQQVAIIVAAALGYGLNQWMAPAMIADWGWRIPFFVGCMIVPFIFFLRRNLEETEEFAARKHRPSMGDVFRTLAQNWVIVFAGMMMVALTTTAFYLITVYAPTFGKTVLHLSTSDALLVTLLVGVSNFFWLPLGGALSDRIGRRPVLIAMALLTLATAYPALTYLVNAPSFINMLLVLLWLSFIYGLYNGAMIAALTEIMPVEVRVAGFSLAYSLATAVFGGFTPAMSTMLIQYTGDKAAPGYWMSFAALCALCATLFLYRRASGRLQPAVS comes from the coding sequence ATGACAGCAGCAATCCCTTCCGGTCGTTCCCGGGCCGGTGCGATTTTCCGGGTCACGTCGGGCAATTTCCTCGAACAGTTCGACTTCTTCCTTTTCGGCTTCTACGCCACGCAGATCGCCGCCGTGTTCTTCCCGGCCAGCAGCGAATTCGCCTCCCTGATGATGACCTTCGCGGTGTTTGGCGCCGGTTTCCTGATGCGCCCACTCGGCGCCGTGGTGCTGGGTGCCTATATCGATGATGTGGGCCGGCGCAAAGGGCTGATCGTCACACTGTCGATCATGGCCAGCGGCACGATTCTGATTGTGCTGGTGCCCGGATACGAAAGCATCGGGCTGTTCGCGCCGGCCATCGTGTTGATTGGCCGCTTGCTGCAGGGCTTCTCCGCCGGTGCGGAAATGGGCGGTGTCTCGGTGTACCTCTCGGAGATCGCCACGCCGGGTAACAAGGGCTTTTTCACCAGTTGGCAGTCGGCCAGCCAGCAAGTGGCGATCATCGTCGCTGCAGCGCTGGGTTATGGGCTGAACCAATGGATGGCGCCGGCCATGATTGCCGACTGGGGCTGGCGGATTCCGTTTTTCGTGGGCTGCATGATCGTGCCGTTCATCTTCTTCCTGCGCCGCAACCTGGAAGAAACGGAAGAGTTCGCCGCGCGCAAGCACCGTCCGAGCATGGGCGATGTGTTCCGCACCCTCGCGCAGAACTGGGTGATCGTGTTCGCCGGGATGATGATGGTCGCCCTGACTACTACCGCGTTTTACCTGATCACCGTGTACGCACCGACCTTCGGCAAAACCGTGCTGCACTTGAGCACGTCCGATGCGTTGCTGGTGACGCTGCTGGTCGGTGTTTCCAACTTCTTCTGGCTGCCGCTGGGCGGTGCCTTGTCCGATCGCATCGGACGGCGTCCGGTGCTGATCGCCATGGCTTTACTGACTCTGGCCACGGCCTATCCGGCATTGACGTATCTGGTGAACGCGCCGAGTTTCATCAACATGCTGCTGGTGTTGCTGTGGTTGTCGTTCATCTATGGCTTGTACAACGGCGCGATGATCGCCGCACTCACCGAAATCATGCCGGTGGAAGTGCGAGTCGCCGGGTTCTCGCTGGCGTACAGCCTGGCCACCGCAGTGTTTGGTGGTTTCACCCCGGCGATGTCGACCATGTTGATCCAGTACACCGGCGACAAGGCGGCACCCGGTTACTGGATGAGTTTCGCCGCGCTCTGTGCGCTGTGCGCGACGCTGTTTCTCTATCGCCGCGCTTCCGGGCGCCTGCAACCGGCCGTGTCGTGA
- a CDS encoding substrate-binding domain-containing protein, producing the protein MKKLFNYAALILIASLSAVAQAEEIRVMTSGGFTAAYKILGPEFAASTGNTLDTALGPSMGKAPEAIPNRLARGEQADVVIMVGYALDDLIKQGKVDPASRVELADSRIGLVVREGAAKPDISSVEGLKKTLLGAQSVAYSDSASGVYIEEQLFKKLGIEDQLKPKSKMIPKIPVGSVVATGDYQLGFQQVSELLPVPGVSFVAKIPESVQSVTRFAAGIPVGAQHPAQAKALLAYLASPAVQPQVQATGLDSVSR; encoded by the coding sequence ATGAAAAAGCTTTTCAACTATGCAGCACTGATCCTCATCGCGAGTCTGAGCGCCGTCGCCCAGGCTGAAGAAATTCGTGTGATGACCTCGGGCGGATTTACTGCGGCCTACAAAATCCTCGGCCCTGAATTCGCCGCGTCCACCGGCAATACGCTGGATACGGCACTCGGTCCGTCCATGGGCAAGGCGCCGGAGGCGATCCCTAATCGCCTGGCGCGCGGTGAACAGGCCGACGTGGTGATCATGGTCGGCTACGCACTGGATGACTTGATCAAACAAGGCAAAGTCGACCCCGCTTCACGGGTTGAACTGGCGGACTCACGCATCGGCCTGGTGGTGCGCGAAGGCGCGGCGAAACCGGACATCAGTTCGGTGGAGGGCCTGAAAAAGACCCTGCTCGGTGCGCAATCGGTGGCCTATTCCGACAGCGCCAGCGGTGTGTACATCGAAGAGCAGCTGTTCAAGAAATTGGGTATCGAAGACCAGCTCAAGCCGAAGTCGAAGATGATCCCGAAAATCCCGGTGGGCTCGGTGGTTGCCACGGGCGATTACCAACTCGGCTTCCAGCAGGTCAGCGAGTTGCTGCCGGTACCGGGGGTGAGTTTTGTGGCGAAGATTCCCGAGTCGGTGCAGTCGGTGACCCGCTTCGCCGCTGGCATTCCGGTGGGTGCGCAACACCCGGCGCAGGCCAAGGCGTTGCTGGCTTACCTGGCTTCGCCGGCCGTTCAGCCGCAGGTACAAGCCACGGGACTGGATTCGGTCAGCCGCTGA
- a CDS encoding LysR family transcriptional regulator, which yields MAINFDLNDLQAFRAVVEQGSFRKAADTVRISQPALSRRIEKLEDALGVKLFERTTRKVSLTQAGRGFIPSVERLLDDLDVALLGISEVASTRLGHVTVACVPSAAYYFMPRVIAHYHRQFPRIKVKVLDSSAHDVLSAVVNGEADFGLSFMGTLEAEVEFEPLVQEGYVVACRRDHPLAGRGSVTWDEFYQQDYISLDKTSGNRFLLDQALAGVVPQRPSICETRHVTTMIGLVEAGLGVAAVPLMAMPAEDHPILTRVPLTDPQVMRSVGLIKRRGRTLTPAALELERLVVEMKVQPPTISG from the coding sequence ATGGCCATCAACTTCGACCTCAACGACCTGCAAGCCTTCCGCGCGGTGGTTGAGCAGGGCAGCTTTCGCAAGGCTGCCGACACGGTGCGTATTTCCCAACCGGCCCTGAGCCGGCGCATCGAAAAGCTTGAAGACGCCCTCGGCGTAAAACTCTTCGAGCGCACCACCCGCAAAGTCAGCCTGACCCAGGCCGGGCGCGGTTTCATTCCCAGTGTCGAACGTCTGCTGGACGATCTGGATGTAGCGCTGCTGGGTATCAGCGAAGTCGCCTCAACCCGTCTCGGCCATGTCACCGTCGCCTGCGTGCCGTCGGCGGCGTATTACTTCATGCCGCGAGTGATCGCGCATTACCACCGACAATTTCCGCGGATCAAGGTCAAAGTCCTCGATTCCAGCGCCCACGACGTGCTGAGTGCCGTGGTCAATGGCGAGGCGGATTTCGGCCTGAGTTTCATGGGCACCCTCGAAGCAGAAGTCGAATTCGAACCGCTGGTGCAGGAAGGCTACGTGGTGGCCTGTCGGCGCGATCACCCATTGGCCGGGCGCGGCAGCGTGACCTGGGACGAGTTTTACCAGCAAGACTACATTTCCCTCGACAAGACCTCGGGTAATCGCTTCTTGCTCGATCAAGCACTGGCCGGTGTGGTGCCGCAGCGGCCAAGCATCTGCGAAACCCGTCATGTGACGACGATGATCGGTCTGGTGGAGGCGGGGCTGGGTGTGGCGGCGGTGCCGTTGATGGCGATGCCGGCGGAGGATCACCCGATTTTGACTCGGGTGCCGCTGACCGATCCGCAAGTGATGCGCAGTGTCGGCTTGATCAAGCGCCGGGGTCGAACCTTGACCCCGGCAGCGTTGGAATTGGAGCGGCTGGTGGTGGAAATGAAAGTCCAGCCACCAACGATCAGCGGCTGA
- a CDS encoding monovalent cation:proton antiporter-2 (CPA2) family protein, with translation MPHEGNLLQAAVVFLFAAVLTVPLAKRLQLGAVLGYLFAGVIIGPSVLGLIGNPQSVSHISELGVVLLLFIIGLELSPRRLWVMRKSVFGVGLAQVLLTGSVIGVLALFVFGQSLNSAIVLGLGLALSSTAFGLQSLAERKELTSPHGRLAFAILLFQDIAAIPLIAMVPLLAGGDHTTSAAEDLNHGLRVLGSIAVVVIGGRYLLRPVFRVVAKTGLPEVSTATALLVVIGTAWLMDLVGVSMALGAFLAGLLLADSEYRHELEAQIEPFKGLLLGLFFISVGMGANLSLLLSAPITVLGLTLLLIAIKLPLLFVVGRLAGGLGKVSAIRLGIVLAAGGEFAFVVFKIGRDQGLFEPRLYDLLVLTITLSMAVTPLLLLLCARLYSPKVQPVVVPEKFRDIDTDAPRVVIAGMGRMGQIVSRILRAQNIKFVALDTSVETIELSRSFGGVPVFYGDPMRPEILSAAKVEQAEYFVIATDDPDTNIKTAEVVHRLYPHIKIIARARNRQHVHRLVDLGAEAIRETYYSSLEMSRRTLVGLGLTQAQADARIKRFKHHDEQVLEAQHAVYDDAAKVLQTAQEARAELAKLFESDQLEEQESGKA, from the coding sequence ATGCCCCATGAAGGCAACCTGTTGCAAGCCGCTGTCGTGTTTCTGTTCGCGGCGGTGCTCACCGTGCCTTTGGCCAAACGCCTGCAATTGGGCGCGGTGCTGGGTTATTTGTTTGCCGGGGTGATCATCGGGCCGTCGGTGCTGGGCTTGATCGGCAATCCGCAAAGCGTCAGTCATATCTCCGAGCTCGGGGTGGTGTTGCTGCTGTTTATCATCGGCCTGGAGCTGTCGCCGCGACGTTTATGGGTGATGCGCAAATCGGTGTTCGGCGTCGGCCTTGCGCAGGTATTGCTGACGGGCTCGGTCATCGGCGTGCTGGCACTGTTTGTGTTCGGCCAGTCGCTGAACAGCGCGATAGTGCTGGGCCTGGGCCTCGCGTTGTCGTCCACCGCGTTTGGTTTACAGAGCCTCGCCGAGCGCAAGGAGCTGACCAGTCCCCATGGGCGTCTGGCGTTCGCGATTCTGCTGTTCCAGGACATTGCTGCAATCCCGCTGATCGCCATGGTGCCGTTGCTGGCGGGAGGTGATCACACCACCAGCGCCGCCGAAGATTTGAACCATGGCTTGCGGGTGTTGGGCAGTATTGCCGTAGTGGTGATCGGTGGGCGTTATCTGCTGCGGCCGGTGTTCCGGGTGGTGGCTAAAACCGGTCTGCCGGAAGTCTCTACCGCCACCGCGTTGCTGGTGGTGATCGGTACCGCGTGGCTGATGGATCTGGTCGGCGTGTCGATGGCATTGGGCGCATTCCTCGCCGGATTGCTGTTGGCGGACTCCGAATACCGTCACGAACTGGAAGCGCAGATCGAACCGTTCAAGGGTTTGTTGCTGGGGCTGTTCTTTATCAGCGTCGGTATGGGCGCCAACCTGAGTCTGCTGCTGAGCGCGCCAATCACGGTGCTCGGGCTGACCCTGCTGCTGATCGCGATCAAGCTGCCGCTGTTGTTTGTTGTCGGGCGCCTGGCCGGTGGTTTGGGCAAGGTCAGCGCGATTCGCCTCGGCATCGTACTCGCGGCGGGCGGTGAGTTTGCGTTTGTGGTGTTCAAGATCGGTCGCGATCAGGGCCTGTTCGAGCCGCGTCTGTACGACCTGCTGGTGCTGACGATTACCCTGTCCATGGCCGTGACGCCGCTGCTGTTGCTGCTGTGTGCGCGGCTGTATTCGCCGAAAGTGCAGCCAGTGGTGGTGCCGGAAAAATTCCGCGACATCGACACCGACGCCCCGCGTGTGGTGATTGCCGGTATGGGCAGGATGGGCCAGATCGTTTCGCGGATTCTGCGCGCGCAGAACATCAAGTTCGTGGCGCTGGACACGTCCGTGGAAACCATCGAACTGTCCCGCAGCTTCGGCGGTGTGCCGGTGTTCTACGGCGACCCGATGCGCCCGGAAATCCTCAGTGCAGCCAAGGTCGAGCAGGCGGAATATTTCGTGATCGCCACGGACGACCCGGACACCAATATCAAGACCGCCGAAGTGGTACACCGCTTGTACCCGCACATCAAAATCATCGCCCGGGCGCGCAACCGCCAGCACGTTCACCGCTTGGTCGACCTCGGCGCCGAGGCGATTCGGGAGACCTACTATTCCAGCCTGGAAATGAGTCGGCGCACACTGGTTGGCCTCGGACTGACCCAGGCGCAGGCGGATGCGCGGATCAAACGCTTCAAGCATCACGATGAACAGGTGCTTGAAGCGCAGCATGCGGTGTATGACGATGCGGCGAAGGTGTTGCAAACCGCGCAGGAAGCGCGGGCGGAACTGGCCAAGTTGTTTGAGTCGGATCAGTTGGAGGAGCAGGAGTCGGGTAAGGCTTGA
- the hcnC gene encoding cyanide-forming glycine dehydrogenase subunit HcnC encodes MSKFYDVVIAGGGVIGASCAYQLSKRKNLKVALIDFKRPGNATRASAGGLWAIGESVGLGCGVIFFRMMSANRKREAHGSAVVVDSSTPHILPQSFFDFALQSNAMYPALHKELQDNHGMDFKFEKTGLKFVIYDDEDRLYAEHIVACIPHLADQVRWLDQAALREAEPAVSHEARGALEFLCDHQVSPFRLADAYTEGARQNGVDLYFNANVTGVLHHGSRVTGVQTAEAGVFHCDTLINAAGAWAADLSEQATGIRIPVNPVKGQILLTERMPKILRGCLTTSDCYVAQKDNGEILIGSTTEDKGFDVTTTYPEIAGLVQGAVRCIPELADVNLKRTWAGLRPGSPDELPILGPMKGVEGYLNACGHFRTGILTSAITGVLLDKLVNHEPLPLDITPFLADRFEVKGAVEVKALETA; translated from the coding sequence ATGAGTAAGTTCTATGACGTGGTCATCGCCGGCGGCGGTGTGATCGGGGCGTCCTGCGCCTATCAGTTGTCCAAGCGCAAAAACCTCAAGGTGGCGCTGATCGACTTCAAGCGTCCGGGCAACGCGACCCGGGCCTCGGCCGGTGGCTTGTGGGCTATTGGCGAGTCAGTGGGGTTGGGCTGCGGGGTGATTTTCTTTCGCATGATGTCGGCCAATCGCAAGCGCGAAGCCCACGGCTCAGCGGTAGTGGTGGATTCCAGCACGCCGCACATCCTGCCGCAGTCGTTCTTTGATTTCGCCTTGCAATCCAACGCGATGTACCCGGCGCTGCACAAGGAGTTGCAAGACAACCACGGGATGGATTTCAAGTTCGAGAAGACCGGACTGAAGTTTGTGATCTACGACGATGAAGACCGGCTCTACGCCGAGCATATCGTTGCCTGCATTCCGCATTTGGCGGATCAGGTGCGCTGGCTCGATCAGGCCGCCCTGCGCGAAGCCGAGCCAGCCGTCAGCCACGAGGCGAGGGGAGCGCTGGAGTTCCTTTGCGATCACCAGGTCAGCCCGTTCCGCCTGGCCGATGCCTATACCGAAGGCGCGCGACAGAACGGCGTGGACCTGTATTTCAACGCCAACGTCACCGGGGTGCTGCACCACGGCTCGCGGGTCACCGGCGTGCAAACCGCCGAGGCCGGGGTGTTTCATTGCGACACGCTGATCAATGCGGCGGGCGCCTGGGCGGCGGACCTGAGCGAACAGGCCACCGGGATTCGCATACCGGTGAACCCGGTGAAGGGACAAATCCTGCTGACCGAGCGCATGCCGAAGATCCTGCGCGGTTGCCTGACCACCAGCGATTGCTACGTGGCGCAGAAGGACAACGGTGAAATCCTGATCGGCAGCACCACCGAAGACAAAGGCTTCGACGTCACTACCACCTACCCGGAAATCGCCGGGCTGGTGCAAGGCGCGGTGCGCTGCATTCCGGAGCTGGCTGACGTGAATCTCAAGCGCACCTGGGCCGGGCTGCGTCCGGGGTCGCCGGATGAATTACCGATTCTGGGGCCGATGAAGGGAGTGGAGGGGTATCTGAATGCCTGCGGGCACTTCCGCACCGGCATCCTGACGTCGGCGATTACCGGGGTGTTGCTGGATAAACTGGTGAACCACGAACCGCTGCCGCTGGACATCACACCGTTCCTGGCGGACCGGTTTGAGGTGAAGGGCGCGGTTGAGGTGAAGGCACTGGAAACCGCCTGA
- the hcnB gene encoding cyanide-forming glycine dehydrogenase subunit HcnB produces MSLHPVIVGGGPAGMAAAIELARHGVRSTLLEEASRLGGVVYRGPLRDGVQLDYLGPRYSEILSRLHGEFQEQSGLIDVRLNHRVVGAEGTRALVVLDGDERLHEFEYPQLLLAAGCHERSVPFPGWTLPGVILLGGLQLQIKSGVVKPQGPVVITGTGPLLPLVACQLHASGVTVAGVYEACGFGKIARESLALLNKPQLFLDGLSMLTFLKLHGIPMHYGWGVVAAQGEGELKSVTVAPYSRTWEPDLSRAETIAVQTLAVGYGFIPRTQLSQQMGLNHGFSDDGYLRASANIWQQSNEPHVHLAGDMGGIRGGEAAMFAGRIAALSILLQRDVLDKKLALVRRDRYLSKFKAIVRFRAAVDRYTERGAGQTALPAADTVICRCEHATRADIDRALEQGVQDMASLKMRTRVSMGDCQGRMCVGYCSDRLREATGRQDVGWLRPRFPIDPIPFSAFHNAATETANHE; encoded by the coding sequence ATGAGCCTGCATCCGGTGATCGTCGGCGGCGGCCCGGCGGGCATGGCCGCGGCCATTGAACTGGCTCGGCACGGTGTGCGCAGCACCTTGCTGGAAGAAGCCTCGCGGCTTGGCGGTGTGGTCTATCGCGGGCCGTTGCGCGATGGCGTTCAGCTCGACTATCTGGGGCCACGCTATTCAGAAATCCTGAGCCGCTTGCACGGTGAATTCCAGGAACAGTCGGGGCTGATCGATGTGCGGCTCAATCATCGCGTGGTCGGTGCCGAGGGCACTCGTGCACTGGTGGTGCTGGATGGCGACGAGCGCTTGCACGAATTCGAGTATCCGCAACTGCTGCTGGCGGCCGGTTGCCATGAACGCAGCGTGCCGTTTCCCGGCTGGACCTTGCCTGGCGTGATTCTGCTCGGCGGGCTGCAGTTGCAAATCAAGAGCGGCGTGGTCAAGCCTCAGGGCCCGGTGGTCATTACCGGCACCGGTCCGTTGCTGCCGCTGGTGGCGTGTCAGTTGCACGCGTCCGGGGTCACGGTCGCCGGGGTCTACGAGGCCTGCGGGTTTGGCAAGATCGCCCGGGAAAGCCTGGCGTTGCTGAACAAACCGCAGCTGTTTCTCGATGGCTTGAGCATGTTGACGTTCTTGAAACTGCACGGCATCCCGATGCATTACGGCTGGGGCGTAGTTGCGGCCCAGGGTGAGGGCGAGTTGAAATCCGTCACCGTGGCGCCGTATTCCCGCACTTGGGAACCGGACCTGAGTCGCGCCGAAACCATTGCCGTCCAGACCCTGGCGGTCGGCTACGGCTTTATCCCACGCACTCAACTTAGCCAGCAAATGGGCCTGAACCATGGCTTCAGCGATGACGGCTACCTGCGGGCCAGCGCCAATATCTGGCAGCAAAGCAACGAGCCCCACGTGCACCTGGCCGGTGACATGGGCGGGATTCGCGGTGGCGAAGCGGCAATGTTCGCCGGGCGGATCGCGGCGCTATCGATCCTGTTGCAACGGGACGTACTGGACAAGAAACTGGCGTTGGTCCGACGTGACCGCTATCTGTCGAAATTCAAGGCGATTGTGCGCTTTCGTGCGGCGGTCGATCGCTACACCGAACGCGGTGCCGGGCAGACCGCATTGCCTGCCGCTGACACGGTGATCTGCCGCTGCGAACACGCAACCCGCGCCGACATCGACCGGGCGCTGGAGCAAGGCGTGCAAGACATGGCCAGCCTGAAAATGCGCACCCGGGTCAGCATGGGCGATTGTCAGGGCCGGATGTGCGTCGGTTATTGCAGCGACCGGTTGCGCGAAGCCACTGGGCGTCAGGATGTGGGCTGGCTGCGACCGCGTTTTCCCATCGATCCGATTCCGTTTTCAGCCTTCCACAACGCCGCCACGGAGACTGCCAACCATGAGTAA
- the hcnA gene encoding cyanide-forming glycine dehydrogenase subunit HcnA: MQRLDRTFDIQPLARADMTLHINGQPVSAAIGETVLTVIQSLGLRQVARNDHDQISGAYCGMGVCQCCLVKINGRHKRRACQTIARDGMIVETQVNRIAEQEAL; the protein is encoded by the coding sequence ATGCAACGCTTAGACAGAACCTTCGATATCCAGCCGCTGGCCAGGGCGGATATGACTTTGCACATCAACGGCCAACCGGTCAGCGCCGCCATCGGCGAAACCGTCCTCACGGTCATCCAGTCCCTTGGCCTGCGCCAGGTGGCTCGTAACGATCACGATCAGATCAGCGGCGCCTATTGCGGCATGGGCGTGTGCCAGTGCTGCCTGGTGAAAATCAACGGCCGCCACAAGCGTCGCGCGTGCCAGACGATCGCGCGTGACGGCATGATCGTCGAAACCCAGGTCAATCGCATCGCCGAGCAGGAGGCCTTATGA
- a CDS encoding response regulator transcription factor — protein MTRILTIEDDAVTAREIVAELSSHGLDVDWVDNGREGLARAVSGDYDLITLDRMLPELDGLAIVTTLRTMGVATPILMISALSDVDERVRGLRAGGDDYLTKPFATDEMAARVEVLLRRQNTVSAQATTLRVADLELNLISHEASRDGELLTLLPTEYKLLEFLMRNTGQILSRMMIFEEVWGYHFDPGTNLIDVHIGRLRKKIDPPGNVPLIRTVRGSGYVIAEPL, from the coding sequence ATGACCCGCATCTTGACCATCGAAGACGACGCCGTGACCGCCCGCGAGATCGTGGCCGAATTGAGCAGCCACGGTCTGGACGTGGATTGGGTCGACAATGGCCGCGAAGGCCTGGCGCGCGCGGTCAGCGGCGACTACGACCTGATCACCCTCGACCGCATGCTGCCGGAGCTCGATGGCCTGGCCATCGTCACCACGTTGCGGACCATGGGCGTGGCCACGCCGATCCTGATGATCAGCGCCCTCTCCGATGTCGATGAGCGCGTGCGGGGGCTGCGGGCCGGTGGCGACGATTACCTGACCAAACCCTTCGCCACCGATGAAATGGCGGCGCGGGTGGAAGTGTTGCTGCGCCGGCAGAACACCGTCAGCGCCCAGGCCACCACATTGCGGGTAGCGGATCTGGAGCTGAACCTGATCAGCCACGAAGCCAGCCGCGACGGCGAATTGCTGACGCTGCTGCCCACCGAATACAAATTGCTGGAATTCCTGATGCGCAACACCGGGCAGATCCTGTCGCGCATGATGATTTTCGAAGAGGTCTGGGGTTATCACTTCGACCCCGGCACTAATCTGATCGACGTGCACATCGGCCGTTTGCGCAAGAAGATCGACCCACCCGGCAACGTCCCGTTGATCCGGACTGTGCGAGGCTCGGGGTATGTCATTGCTGAACCCCTCTAA
- a CDS encoding sensor histidine kinase has translation MSLLNPSKGWRSSSSRLLALYSSLFVAWSGILMGVMYYEVSGYLDNLAKHSLMQRQHLFSRFRGEQLVDALAASMTFDIRGIDAYGLFDAQHRYLSGALREIPADLPLDARIHMLANCAESDDPTLPADSCDAVATPTLDGRWLVLVRDNGSLFAVTQIILHALFWGVSLTILPGIAGWHLLRRRPLRRIRAIQASAEAIVAGDLTHRLPLSNRRDELDMLAAIVNAMLERIERLMNEVKGVCDNIAHDLRTPLTRLRAQLYRIQQQADESSPLVQQLDSVLAEADTLMARFRGLLRISELEDRQRRSGFVQLDPVPLLRELHDFYLPLAEEGELSFQLQLPESLPTLNGDRALLFEAVANLLSNSIKFTPPGGQVILRGINQGGHTRIEVLDSGPGIPPSEREAVFQRFYRAEGGNQQSGFGLGLSIVAAIVSLHGFTLEVGTSDNGGARLALDCRQSLIPQT, from the coding sequence ATGTCATTGCTGAACCCCTCTAAAGGCTGGCGCTCTTCCAGCAGCCGCTTGCTGGCGCTCTACAGTTCACTGTTCGTGGCCTGGAGCGGGATTCTGATGGGGGTCATGTATTACGAGGTGTCCGGCTACCTGGACAACCTGGCCAAGCACTCGTTGATGCAACGCCAACACCTGTTTTCGCGCTTTCGCGGCGAACAACTGGTGGATGCCCTCGCCGCCAGCATGACTTTCGACATTCGTGGCATCGACGCCTACGGCCTGTTCGATGCCCAGCATCGCTACCTCAGTGGCGCCCTGCGCGAAATCCCGGCGGACCTGCCGCTGGATGCCCGAATTCACATGCTCGCCAACTGCGCCGAGTCCGACGACCCGACCCTGCCCGCCGACAGCTGCGACGCCGTGGCCACTCCGACGCTGGACGGTCGCTGGCTGGTACTGGTGCGCGACAACGGTTCGTTGTTCGCCGTGACCCAGATCATCCTCCACGCGTTGTTCTGGGGTGTGTCGCTGACCATCCTGCCCGGCATTGCTGGATGGCATCTGTTGCGCCGCCGTCCGTTGCGGCGCATCCGCGCGATCCAGGCCAGCGCCGAAGCCATCGTCGCGGGCGACTTGACCCATCGCTTGCCCCTGTCCAATCGCCGCGACGAACTGGACATGCTCGCCGCCATCGTCAACGCCATGCTCGAACGCATCGAGCGCTTGATGAACGAAGTCAAAGGCGTGTGCGACAACATCGCCCACGACCTGCGCACCCCGCTGACCCGCCTGCGCGCGCAGCTCTACCGAATCCAGCAACAGGCCGACGAGAGTTCGCCCCTGGTGCAGCAACTGGATTCTGTGCTGGCCGAGGCGGATACATTGATGGCGCGGTTTCGTGGATTGCTGCGGATTTCCGAACTGGAGGATCGTCAGCGACGTTCCGGTTTTGTGCAGCTCGATCCGGTGCCATTGCTGCGGGAACTGCATGACTTTTATCTGCCGCTGGCGGAGGAAGGAGAACTGTCTTTTCAGCTGCAATTGCCTGAGTCCTTGCCGACACTGAACGGCGACCGGGCGCTGTTGTTCGAAGCGGTTGCGAACCTGTTGAGCAACTCGATCAAATTCACCCCGCCCGGTGGCCAGGTAATCTTGCGCGGGATCAATCAAGGTGGGCATACGCGGATCGAAGTGCTCGACTCCGGGCCGGGAATTCCGCCGTCCGAACGGGAAGCGGTGTTCCAGCGATTCTATCGGGCCGAGGGTGGGAATCAGCAGAGCGGTTTCGGACTGGGTCTGTCGATCGTCGCGGCGATTGTCAGCCTGCACGGCTTCACCCTGGAAGTCGGCACCAGCGACAACGGCGGCGCGCGGTTGGCGCTGGATTGTCGGCAGAGTTTGATTCCACAAACCTGA